The Planctellipticum variicoloris DNA window TGCAGGTGACGCCCGAGCTGTCGAAGCAGCACTATGCGGAGCACGTCTCGAAGCCGTTCTATCCGCTGCTGGAGAGTTTCATCACATCCGGCCCGGTCGTGGCTCTGGCCCTGGAGGGTCCGGAGGCGGTGACGGTGGTGCGGGGGATGATGGGCTCGACGAACGGCCGGCAGTCGGCCCCGGGGACGATCCGCGGGGATCTGGGGCTGAGCCGTCAGATGAACCTGGTGCATGGCAGCGACAGCGCGGAAGCGGCGGCGAAGGAGCTGGCGATTTACTTCGGGCCGGGTGAGCTGCTGACGTACGCGTCGCCGCTGGAAGACCTGACGAGCGCGGCGGACGAACGATAGTCGGCGAATGCGCGTGAACGTTGCGGCTGGTCGAAGTTTCGTCGCGGCGATTCGTTGCAAAAGGTTGGTCGATCTGTCACCATACCGGGGCTTCCGGACGAGAGTCCGAGCCTGCCGGCGAACCCGTTGGCGGGCCGGGATGTCTGGTCTGGCGGCGGATGCACCTCTAGCTCAATTGGATAGAGCATCGGTCTACGGAACCGAAGGTTGCTGGTTCGAGCCCAGCGAGGTGTACTTCTTTTTTCGCTCGCCCGGCCCCAGTGTCAGGCGATGCCAGCAGCGGCCCTGAAGTGCCTAAGCTGCTCTCCGGCAAGGTGTTCGACTCCTGGCCTTGATGGCTTTGAGAGTCGACTTTCTCCTCGGTGATCGTGCCAGCGGATGCCACATCCGTGCCAGAAGCGGACTGATCTGGGGCCCCATTTGGGACACCTGAGGGTCCCAAAACGGACACCTCGGCGGGCTCAAGAACGGTCGCTTCCGGGCTGACGGCTGCAACGACGTGATCGTTCGCTCCGGGGGCTTGGAGTCGACCGACGGCACGGGACTTCTCTGCCATGTTGACGTGGGTGTACGTATTCATGGTGAGGTTGATCGTGCTGTGCCGGGCCAGGGTCTGCGCCATCTTCGGATGCACGTCCGCCTTGGCCAAATTCGAGACGAACGTGTGCCGGTTGGCATGAAAATCCGCAAACAGCCCTGCGCTGTTCTTGTACTTCAGAAAATCCGATTTCGCTCGCGTCTCCCGCTCATCGGGGTCGTCCGTCTCGTTGATCCACGCCTGCCTCGCGGCCTCCAAATCCCGCTGCATCATCTTGGCTGTATCCCGCAATGCTCCCCCGGCTGTTTTTAGAGGAAACAGTGGTTGAGACGGCGTAAACTTCTTCGTTGCCAGCCAGCGTCGCAGTTCTTCGACGATTACCGGATGCAAAGGTAACGTATCGTCCCGGCCGTTCTTCGAGTACGCCGCCAGCACGGTGACTGACGGATACTCGCCATCCAGATCCAGTGATCGCAGTGTCAAGGAGCTCAGCTCACCTCGACGAAGACCGGTCGCCGCTGCCATTTGATACACCATGCGGCGGTCCGGCCCCGCAACTCCTTCAACAGGTTTTCCCTCATCGGCGGCACGGAGCAGTCGGTCGAATTCGTCCAGTTCCACGGGACGACGGTCGTGGCGACGGTCCACTCGGACGTTCATCGGAGTCAAACCGCGCAGCGGGTTGTCGAGGAGGCGGCGATCCTGGACCAGCCACCGGACAAACTGCTGCGCGGCCTGCAGATAGAAATTGCAAGTCTGCGGAGAGCGACCGGCCTTCCGACGGTCGTGCAGGTTGTTCTGAACCGCGGCAGGGCGCATGTCGGCAAGCAGAACGAATCCGCAGTCCGTCATCACGTCGGTCGCACGCTTCACGACCTGCGCGACATGCTTCTCGGAGTTCCCCTTGGAACGCAGAAACTGCTCAAAGTCTTGCAGGTGTTCGGCGATCGGCTGTCGCCGATACGTTTCATACGGGTCGACTTCCCCGTTCCGCCGCCGATCAACATCTCGCTCAACCTGAGCCAGTTTGCGTGTCGCGACGGACTTGTCCGTGCTGACGGCTTTCCGGCGCTTCTTGCCGTGCTCATCACGGAATTCGATGTAGTACTTCCGCGATTCGCGCTCTGAAGTTTTGCCGGTGACCGGATCAGTCCAAG harbors:
- the ndk gene encoding nucleoside-diphosphate kinase is translated as MPAERTLVLLKPDAVARRLCGEILARFERKGLKIAGMKMLQVTPELSKQHYAEHVSKPFYPLLESFITSGPVVALALEGPEAVTVVRGMMGSTNGRQSAPGTIRGDLGLSRQMNLVHGSDSAEAAAKELAIYFGPGELLTYASPLEDLTSAADER